CGTACATTCAGACACTTATCAGTCCTTCTAGTCTTTCCGCCATTTTTGTGAGTCGCTTCCCAGAAGCTGTTCAGCGGTGTAGTACGACGTCCGCTGGGGCAGCCCGGTcgcacggcagtttgtgtaaatgtcacgttatttttaatcattaatgttgggacgtttttctcattttttacgtggtggccagcatgaaaatgtgaagtaatgtatttcaatgggaagcatatttcgtggtcacagcacgaaaatggtatggaggttggtcggggtggtggatggatcaaacaacacaggactttcacccgggcgagCGAGGATCGCGTCCTgcatgtggcgttttgtttcccgtagtcttcctaaacacaaccgtcccgttattgtcacccgtccccagcggccgtctcccggcgtgtgaggcgccctttccctgtagtgtttttcctaaacccaacctccgccatcccgttattgtcgcccgttattgtcgcgcgtcccccgcgTCCCGGCATATGGGGCGTCCTTTTCccagcgtgtgaggcgtcctttccccgtagggtatttcgtgctggccgcTACgtaaaaaaaacgagaaaaacgtccccgtgaacacgtatcaatagattaaaaataacgtgacatttacacgaactgccgtgagaccgggttggctGGGGGCGTattacggagctgatttcaagtgccagTGGGAAGGCGGCGTTAGACTGTAAACCTAGTTTACCTACGGGTACCAATGaagtaacctgaacctgaacctgaacctgaacctgactCTGCTCTGTGATACAGTGCCTGGAGTTCGGCGAGGGCTCGGTGACGGGCGACATGTGCGAGGATCTGTGCGTGCTCGGCCTCGTGGAGTACAAGCGCTGCCTCTACTACGAGAACGGGAAGAAGGTGATCGAGGCGCGCTGGAGAGGAAACCCCATCATCCTCAAGTCCAAACTGGAGAACTTCTCCTCCTACGAGCCCCTGGGGATACTGGACTACCAGGTGACTATAGGGGTGGACATCACAGGTTTTATCACCATAtgatattatatagtatatatatttttgagtcttttggcttctggattttttctgtagtaagctgagacgtggctatgacattgtgttgtctgtaaCTCAGTCTGTCTTACAGCCTCTGTAACTAGGGCCTAGGATCACCctgtttcctttccaatgatatcacatccctgagtgtcaaagtatatgggagctctACCactttaatttgggtatgacgtttagaccaaaaagcttgaaaatgcaGCCGTTTGTTAAGaagttaaacgtgttattaacggcgttaacgcaaacccattttaacggcgtcaatgttgtttttggcctagcaaacgtagtttttttcacatgctgttgcaacaactagtaacgttagaaaaactacaacaccacaccggatctagctagaccggaaacacaacaacaggcgcgccgcacacacttgtttgggctcgtgagccggccaaagagtagtaggctaacgttacgctttgagtggatggcgagcacgagacgccgaaatggatgccgggaagattctgaatggaaagtttacttttaaaaagctgcCAAATGGTttcattgacaagaccaaagtgatctgtgtgtttggtcgttgtgaactgagctatcatcgcagcacgtacAGTCTTCGAGTCATCGCAGCACACCCCCCCCATCCCGCCCCCCGGCTCGAATGTCTAACTCCGCTTATTATGATTGGCTgaaagaaaacagcagacagatgAGAAGAAGTCTGTTCTTTGAGGCGCGCTGATCGACCCAGATGCATGAAACCTGTAATTGGTGCAGCTTCACTCAGCTGTGACCCAAAGTTCCCCTGAGAGTGtctgaccgtctctctctctgaccgtctctctctctgaccgtctctctctctgaccgctctctctctctgaccgtctctctctctgaccgtccctctctctgaccgtctctctctgaccgtctccctctctgaccgtctctctctctctgaccgtctctctctctgaccgtcttctctctctctgaccgtctctctctgaccgtctctctctgaccgtctctctctctctgaccgtctTCTCTCTGACCGCTCTCTCTGACCGTCTCTGACTGCTCTCTGACCGTCTCtctgaccgtctctctctctctgaccgtctTTCTGACTGCCTTTCTGACCGTCTCtctgaccgtctctctctctgaccgtctttctctctgaccgtctctcttctgaccgtctctctctctgaccgctctctctgaccgtctctctctctgaccgtctCTCTTCTGACCGTCTGACCGTCTCTCTctgactgctctctctctctctgaccgtctctctctctctgaccgtctctctctctgaccgtctctctctgactgtctctctcgACCGTCTCTCTCTTCTGACCgtctctctctgaccgtctctctctctctgaccgtctctctctctgaccgtctctctctctctgaccgtctctctctctctgaccgtctctctctctctctctctctctctctctctctctctctctctctctctctctctctctctctctctctctctctccgtctctctctctctctctctctctctctctctctctctctctctctcaccgtctctctctctgaccgtctctctctctctgaccgtctctgaccgtctctctctctgaccgtctctctctctgaccgtctCTCTCTGACAGGACGCAGCGGAGGAACTCTCCCCGCTGGACGTGGTCTTCTACGCAACTTTGGAAGTAAGTTCAGACTCAACAactctgcatatatatatatatatatatatatacacacacacacacacacacaaccggtcaaaagacacacacacacaagcacagacagacagacacacacccaaacacacgcacaaacacacacacacaaacacacacacacacacacacacacacacgttaccaGCATACtcaacatatatatttttttctttacagtcACACTCACAAAAACAACGAGATTAgcaaaaatgatgtgaaatcATATTAAATATACTGTGCTGTATATACctatatattaattattatgtactatatatttctctttctcagaccacttagtttttattagtgttCAGATATCTGACAGACTAGACTGATGTTTCCCTAAACTGACTCATTATTTTAAGATATTATTGAAGGGATTGTTTCATGTTATTTTCTATCATTATAGATCATTACTCCTTTGGGTTTTTAGTTTGTCACGtgggtttttgtgtgtatttttgtctgtttgtgtgtgttttgtgagttttttgtgtacatttttgtctgttttgtgtggttgttgtgagtttgtgtgttttttgtctaattttgtctgttttttggaaattttgtgtgtgttttgtgtggttTTCGtgagttttttgtgtgtatttttgtctgtttttgtctgttttgtgcGTAAAGAAACTAAATCACCACTTACCTGTGAGTGCATCTTACTTTCCGTCTGATCTCAGGTGCGAAACTCTCTGGGTCTGGCGCAGGCGGCcgaggacgaggacgaggacgaggacgaggacggaggaggaggaggaggaagaggggggaaCAGCTCTCTGGCCAGACTCTGGGAGAAGAAGCTGAAGAGCAGAGACACCAGTTTCTCCCGAGCCGAGCTGGCGTCGCTGTGGTCTCTGCTGCAGCAGGAAGAGTACACCTTCCTCCGGTAAAACATCCACTCACACCACAACTACTGCTACTCACATCTCCTGGAAGAAAGGTTCAAGataagaaggaaagaaaatcacaaaaagATAGAAAAAAGCCACAAATACTTCAAAGAAATGtccaaaaaggagacaaaaccgtcagaaaaagcaacaaacagCAAAAAAGGCAAACGAAACGATGGAGAAAGCGACAAAAATAGGCAAAGGGGGCGCCAGGgcagctcagctggtagagcgggcgcccaaaTATAGAGGCTTACTCCTCGACGTAACGGCCGCGGGGTTTGTCtcttttgtttgacattttcattttgacaaCACAGATGTTTCCCTAAACTGACTCATTATTTTAAGATATGATTTAAGGATTGTttcatgttatatatatatatatggggttTTACTTTTTGGGGTTTTTAGTTTGTCACGTGGGTTTTTTAGTGTGTTTAGTGTAAGTTtttgtctgtttatgtgtgttttttgagtATTTCTGActatttttgtctgtttttgtgtgttttttgtgtgttttttgagtatttttgactatttttgtctgtttttgtgtgttttttgagtatttttgactatttgtgtctgtttttgtgaatATTACAGTCAGTAtaacatatatgtgtgtgtatattacagtcagtataatatatatgtgtgtgtatattacagtcagtataacatatatgtgtgtgtatattacagtcagtataatatatatgtgtgtgtatattacagtcagtataatatatatgtgtgtgtatattacagtcagtataacatatatatgtgtatattataGTCAGTATAaaggtatctgtgtgtgtatattatagTCAGTATAaaggtatctgtgtgtgtatattatagTCAGTATAaaggtatctgtgtgtgtatattatagTCAGTATAaaggtatctgtgtgtgtatttgtgtggtcAGAGTGCTGCAGGACCTGAGCACCCACGTGGCGAAGGTTTTGGGTTCCTGCGGTCATTTCTACGCCGTAGAGTTCCTGTCTGCCGGCCATGCCTGGGACCAGAACATCTTCTCCCTGGAGGAGGCCCGGGGGTCCGGGGCCCGGGGGTCCGGGGCCCGGGGGTCCGGGGCCCGGGGCCGCTGGAGCGCCAGAGAGATGGTGCACCGCATCGCGCTGAGCTTCCTGGACATGGTGTGGCACTTTGACAACGACTTCACCCACAGACTGCACCTGTGTGACATCAAACCAGAGAACTTCGCCATCAGGAAAGATCTGACGGTgagtttacattattattacagatTATTACAGATTATTACAGATTACAGTTTATAACAGTTTATTACAGATTATAACAGTTTATTATAACAGATTATTACAGATTATTATAGATTATTACAGATTATTATAGATTATTACAGATTATTATAGATTATTACAGATTATTACAGATTATTACAgtattattatagattattacagattattatagattattagattattattacagtTTATTATAACAGATTATTACAGATTATTACAGATTATAACAGTTTATTACAGTTTATTACAGTTTATTACAGTTTATAACAGATTATTACAGTttattacagtttattattacAGATTATTACAGATTATAACAGATTATTACAGTTTATTACAGTTTATTACAGTTTATAACAGATTATTACAGTTTATTACAGTTTATTATAACAGATTATTACAGATTATAACAGATTATTACAGTTTATTACAGTTTATTATAACAGTTTATTATAACAGATTATTATAGATTATTACAGATTATTATAGATTATTACAGATTATTACAGATTATTACAGATTATTATTACAGATTCATATATTAGAGctcattcatttaatttagatttatagatagataactgtatgtgtgtgtgtgtgtgtgtgtctgtgtgtgtgtgtgtgtgtgtgtgtgtgtgtgtgtgtgtgtgtgtgtgtgtgtgtgtgtgtgtgtgtgtgtgtgtgtgtgtgtgtgtgtgtgtgtgtgtgtgtgtgtgtgtgtgtgtgtgtgtgtgtgtgtgtgtgtgtgtgtgtgtgtgtgtgtgtctgtgtgtgtgtgtgtgtgtgtgtctctgt
Above is a window of Sander vitreus isolate 19-12246 chromosome 14, sanVit1, whole genome shotgun sequence DNA encoding:
- the dipk1c gene encoding divergent protein kinase domain 1C isoform X1; the protein is MCEDLCVLGLVEYKRCLYYENGKKVIEARWRGNPIILKSKLENFSSYEPLGILDYQDAAEELSPLDVVFYATLEVRNSLGLAQAAEDEDEDEDEDGGGGGGRGGNSSLARLWEKKLKSRDTSFSRAELASLWSLLQQEEYTFLRVLQDLSTHVAKVLGSCGHFYAVEFLSAGHAWDQNIFSLEEARGSGARGSGARGSGARGRWSAREMVHRIALSFLDMVWHFDNDFTHRLHLCDIKPENFAIRKDLTVVAIDVDMAFFEPKMRDILDQNCSSDDDCNFFDCSSSCNLDKQRCHADRRNSNLKVICEKIFRPWFSPTLLGAKAGLPLQVELQRAVQECSETDGGVEEDVGGGGEAGRGRGVHQRLLNILTRLLQEGGASTEEGGAWEEKGHAHTALNF